The following are encoded together in the Thunnus albacares chromosome 7, fThuAlb1.1, whole genome shotgun sequence genome:
- the tshz3a gene encoding teashirt homolog 3 — MPRRKQEAPKRAAAYSPEDLAEHTVGDEEVEADDLPSAPQDDLPMKDEFAEQSVGPAKDQAYDQESAGAAELSGQEMDSESHVSETSDRLSDFESPSRKTEGSLVTAPLNGGTKTPPIGMDTLEHMKAVYSSFLTSPLWSPLNFNSTPPQAQSSASTEKPTRSNSTSSSSSCSSSSYDWHQSAVAKTLQQHPPQSRHPAHSESSLFSTVQLHRQNPKLFGSIFTGASKFRCKGCSAAYDTLVELTVHMNDTGHYRDDNQDRAGSGAKRWSKPRKRSLLEMEGKEDAQKVLKCMYCGHSFESLQDLSVHMIKTKHYQKVPLKEPMAPVAAKIISSKKRGLVGLDLTASPRSREGTPKAKHLHSDLSESSQKPSSSPYTAHNNRYGHQNGASYAWQFESNKFQILKCMECGSSHNTLQELRTHMMVTGHFLRVTSSVGKRIKTLPEATSPNPGRVTTPTEQRVQSVPLAPSTFSPPPLQTTTTPPATSPPLKEIKKEEVEEECTKQEAVENEKQVADLVGKEEDAEKEEKYDISKYNYLTEEDLKESPKGGFDILKSLENTVTSAINKAQSGNPSWGGYPSIHAAYQFPSALKLQQGSMEKNSPMKFLFNGGDGVLSSLAKNQPLISPPLTQSSPFPSNNFQAMEDLVKKVTEKVAKVEQRVKQLSPKRENHLSPCSSEAGESHKGGEADSPREWRAVTPANSDRGSHSDRASPATEPKRETAVKSPLTSALRCSTAIITGHTPPEQPFVNPLSALQSVMNIHLGKAAKPSLPNQDPLSLLSRLSQSMAERAAVAAPPSQTKKPESVVDNSFCQPSDDQPMDLTKGKSDRVGSVGSAPLTPSSTASSISPSSLVTPAKLTVVSPYTSSSPLHENALSDISDMLRNLTQSHHVPKPSSRSRVTDKAEVVVSTHDDDDSSLHGHKRKGRHSNWNPQHLLLLQAQFASTLRQTSEGKYIINDLSPQDRMHVSRFTGLSMTTISHWLANVKYQLRRTGRTKFLKNLDSGQPIFFCSDCASQIRTPAAYVCHLEAHLGFRIRDVAKLSPKQTVRDSHTLTEKLVPLESFLSPQSQDDCSSNGVVYRCQLCVRKFATKHAIKLHLSKSHGKSPEDHLLYVCELEKH, encoded by the exons ATGCCACGGAGGAAACAAGAAGCGCCCAAGCGCGCAGCAG CCTATTCTCCTGAGGATCTGGCAGAGCACACTGTGGGGGATGAGGAGGTGGAAGCAGACGACCTACCCTCAGCCCCTCAGGACGACCTTCCCATGAAAGATGAGTTTGCGGAGCAAAGTGTAGGGCCTGCTAAGGACCAGGCATATGACCAGGAATCAGCAGGGGCCGCAGAGCTCTCTGGACAAGAGATGGACAGTGAGTCACATGTGAGTGAGACCAGTGATCGTCTCTCAGACTTTGAGAGCCCCTCCAGAAAAACTGAGGGCAGCTTGGTCACAGCACCTCTGAATGGTGGCACTAAGACACCCCCCATAGGTATGGACACCTTGGAACATATGAAGGCTGTCTACTCAAGCTTCCTGACCAGTCCGCTCTGGTCACCACTGAACTTTAATTCTACACCACCGCAGGCACAGTCCTCTGCCTCTACGGAGAAGCCAACTCGCAGCAACAGCACtagtagcagtagtagctgcagcagcagtagctATGACTGGCACCAGTCTGCAGTGGCAAAGACACTTCAACAGCATCCTCCCCAGAGTCGTCACCCTGCTCATTCTGAGTCCAGCCTCTTTAGTACAGTCCAGCTCCACAGGCAAAACCCAAAGCTGTTTGGCTCAATCTTCACTGGAGCCAGTAAATTCCGCTGTAAGGGCTGCAGTGCTGCTTATGATACCCTGGTGGAGCTGACAGTTCACATGAATGATACAGGCCACTACCGCGATGACAACCAGGACAGGGCAGGCAGTGGTGCAAAGCGCTGGTCCAAACCACGCAAGCGATCCCTGTTAGAAATGGAGGGGAAGGAGGATGCTCAGAAGGTTTTGAAGTGCATGTATTGTGGCCACTCCTTTGAATCCCTCCAGGACCTCAGTGTCCATATGATCAAGACCAAACACTACCAGAAAGTGCCTCTGAAGGAGCCCATGGCCCCTGTGGCAGCCAAAATCATATCTTCTAAAAAAAGGGGGCTTGTGGGGTTGGACCTCACTGCCTCACCACGTTCTAGAGAAGGAACACCCAAAGCTAAGCACCTACATTCAGACCTGAGTGAATCCTCACAGAAACCTTCCTCCAGCCCCTACACCGCCCATAATAACCGCTATGGCCACCAGAATGGCGCTAGCTATGCTTGGCAGTTTGAATCCAACAAATTCCAAATCCTTAAGTGTATGGAGTGTGGGAGTTCCCATAATACACTGCAAGAGCTGAGAACCCACATGATGGTGACAGGACACTTCCTGAGGGTGACCAGCTCTGTGGGAAAGAGAATCAAAACACTTCCTGAGGCCACCTCCCCCAACCCAGGGAGGGTTACCACACCTACTGAACAGAGGGTCCAGTCTGTCCCGCTCGCACCCTCCAccttctctcctccacctcttcaAACTACCACGACTCCCCCCGCAACCTCCCCTCCTCTCAAAGAGATCAAAAAGGAGGAGGTTGAGGAGGAGTGCACTAAGCAAGAGGCTGTTGAAAATGAGAAGCAAGTTGCAGATTTAGTTGGGAAGGAAGAGGATGCtgagaaggaggaaaaatatGACATCTCAAAATATAACTATCTTACTGAAGAAGACCTGAAGGAGAGTCCTAAAGGGGGCTTTGATATTCTGAAATCACTGGAAAACACTGTGACATCAGCCATCAACAAGGCCCAGAGTGGAAATCCAAGCTGGGGCGGCTACCCTAGCATCCATGCAGCCTACCAGTTCCCCAGTGCCCTAAAGCTCCAACAGGGCAGCATGGAAAAGAATTCCCCAATGAAGTTCTTGTTCAACGGAGGGGATGGAGTGCTGTCCTCCCTCGCCAAGAACCAGCCCCTAATTTCCCCACCGCTGACGCAGTCTTCCCCCTTCCCCAGCAACAACTTCCAGGCAATGGAGGATTTAGTGAAAAAAGTGACTGAGAAAGTAGCAAAAGTAGAGCAAAGGGTGAAGCAGTTGTCTCCAAAGAGGGAGAACCATCTCTCTCCTTGTAGTAGTGAGGCTGGAGAATCACATAAGGGAGGAGAGGCTGACTCACCACGGGAATGGAGGGCAGTCACCCCAGCCAATAGTGACAGGGGAAGCCATAGCGACAGAGCATCCCCGGCAACAGAACccaagagagagacagcagtcAAATCCCCACTCACCTCTGCATTGAGATGCAGCACCGCCATTATCACTGGCCATACTCCTCCAGAGCAGCCCTTTGTCAATCCTCTAAGTGCTCTTCAGTCAGTAATGAACATTCATTTGGGGAAAGCAGCCAAGCCCTCCTTGCCAAACCAAGATCCCCTGAGCCTGCTCTCCAGGCTCAGCCAGAGCATGGCTGAGAGGGCTGCTGTGGCCGCTCCTCCCTCACAGACCAAAAAGCCAGAAAGTGTAGTTGATAATAGCTTTTGCCAGCCCAGTGACGACCAGCCTATGGACCTCACAAAAGGGAAAAGCGATAGAGTAGGCTCTGTAGGCTCAGCCCCCTTAACACCCTCATCCACAGCCTCCTccatctccccctcctctcttgtTACTCCTGCAAAGCTAACAGTGGTCTCTCCCTACACATCCAGCAGCCCTCTACACGAAAACGCCTTGTCAGATATCTCAGACATGCTGAGGAACCTGACACAGTCCCACCATGTCCCAAAGCCTTCCTCACGGTCCCGGGTCACAGACAAAGCGGAGGTTGTGGTCTCTACGCACGATGATGATGACTCATCCCTGCATGGCCACAAACGCAAGGGTCGTCACTCCAACTGGAACCCACAGCACCTCCTCCTTCTGCAGGCCCAGTTTGCCTCAACATTGAGGCAGACATCAGAGGGGAAGTACATCATCAATGACCTCAGCCCGCAGGACAGAATGCATGTGTCTCGTTTCACAGGTCTCTCTATGACCACCATCAGCCACTGGCTGGCTAACGTCAAGTACCAGCTAAGGAGAACCGGCAGAACCAAGTTCCTCAAGAACTTGGACTCTGGTCAGCCTATATTCTTCTGTAGTGACTGTGCCTCGCAGATCCGAACCCCAGCAGCATATGTATGCCACCTGGAAGCCCACCTGGGGTTCAGAATCAGGGACGTGGCCAAGCTGTCCCCAAAACAGACTGTCAGGGACTCCCACACTCTCACTGAGAAACTTGTGCCCCTGGAGTCCTTCCTTTCTCCACAATCACAAGATGACTGCAGTAGTAATGGGGTAGTGTACCGCTGCCAGCTCTGTGTCCGTAAATTTGCCACTAAGCACGCCATCAAGCTTCACCTCAGCAAGAGCCATGGGAAGTCTCCAGAGGACCATCTGCTATATGTGTGTGAACTCGAAAAACACTAA